The Dokdonia donghaensis DSW-1 DNA window GCACCTCAGGCTTAGACCACACCAGCTCCTCCATACGACGACAATTTACACACGCCTTACCTGTAAAGTCAAGTAAAACAGGTTTATTTTCTTGACGCGCATAGGCCATACCTGCTTCATAATCTACAAAAGATAAAAGACCGTGAGGCCCTATCTCTGCATTATCTGGAAACTCCTCAGACGATTCAGACAGTGTGTTTTGTCCTCCTATACCATAAGGTGACTCGCTATAATTCATAGGTGGCGGGAAGCCGCTTATGAGTTTGAGTGGTGCACCCCAAACACCTGGTATGAGATAAAGAATAAATGCCGTTGTGAGTATACCTAGTAGCAAGCGGCCTACCGAGATATGTTTTACTTCTGTATCGTGTGCTAGTTTAATTTTTCCAAATAAGTACAAAGCAAGTCCTATCATTATCGCAATTAAGAGTACTAAAAATACTTCTCTAGGCAAGTAGTTACCATCTACTACAAGATCTGCATTTGATAAGAATTTGAGGGCTAGCCCTAGTTCTAAAAATCCTAGAACTACCTTTACTGTGTTGAGCCATCCACCAGATTTTGGCAAACTATTTAACCACCCTGGAAACATTGCAAATAGTGCAAATGGTAAGGCAATCGCACTAGAGAAACCTAGCATACTTATGATAGGTGTGATACCGCCTTCTGTTATAGACTGCACTAAAGCGACACCTACTATAGGTCCCGTACAGCTAAAAGAAACAATAGCAAGGGCAAGTGCCATAAAAAAGATGCCTAGGTATCCACCTCTATCTGCTTTACGATCTATTTTATTTGCCCATTTTTGAGGTAGCATAATCTCAAATGCTCCAAAAAATGAAATAGCAAACACTACAAGTAATACAAAGAATACTAAATTAAAAGTAACACTCGTAGATACCTCAACAATTGCAGTCGCACCAAAGATTGCCGTAACCGTAAGACCTATGACCACATATATAATAATGATAGAGATACCGTAAATAATCGCATTACGTATACCAGCTGCTCTAGACTTACTTTGTTTTGTAAAGTAACTCACCGTCATAGGGATCATAGGGAATACACAAGGTGTAAATAATGCTGCGAGACCTCCTAAAAATGATAAGAAAAAGACGGTCCACAGCCCTTTGTTGCTTGTGCTTTCATCTTCTTCATAATCATCATCGCTATCGCCTTTATCCTTTTGGGCTGGGCTAGCACCATATTTTTCAAACTCATTATAATCTGTAAAGACTTTTGCCTTTCCAGTTTTTAAGTTGTGAGCAATGTAAAAGTCTTGAGGAATACACACCTCTTTACATACTTGATAGTTTATAACCGACTTGACAATGGTTATACTCTTATCTGTAAGTGTAATAGGCATAGAGAGCACAGGGTTCTGCCCTACATACTTTATGACATCTTCTTCAAAAATCTCATCAAAGGCTGTCTTTGTCTCACTCTCTTGTGCAAACTTCTCGCGGGAAACTCCTGCATCCTTTTGTAAAAACTCAAAATTAAACGGAATACCAGCTGGCGATTTTTGAGCATAAATATACCATCCCTCTTCTATAGTGGCCTCGTAGTTTAAAATATATTCTGTGTCAGATTTTTTCTCTACGCTACCTGCCCATTGAACTGGATCCACGGTAACTTCAGAAATGCCAAAACTAAAATCTTGTGCACTTACAGCAGTCGCCATAAGTACTATAAGCGAACTTAATATTATGAATGCTTTACGCGTCATATAGTTGTAAATTTTATCATTTTTTGTGTGTCGTTTACTACCTTAAAACGGTCATCTGCTCTGTGACCTATTACCCACACAATATCTTTATCATTACAAAGCAGCCACACGTGCTCCTTTGCTATCAAAGATACCTTTTCATCTTTTAAATACTTACTCAACTTCTTTTTTCCTTTCATCCCAAAAGGATAGAAAAAATCACCTTCTTCCCACTTCCTTATCGTGAGCGGAAATGCCAACTTTGTCGCATCTACCACTATCTCCTTTCTTGAGGTGCTGTCAAAAATCTCGCTCGTGTCAAGCCTTAATGTACCAAAGTCACCTACTATCTTACTCACACCAGATTCCCAGGTATAAGTTGTAGGTTGTGCAACGGCATTTTCTGTAAGTAATAGCACGTCTCTATCTTTTACTAAACGATGCGTTTCAGAAAATATTTGCTTACCAGATTGTGCATCAAGCAGCTCATAAACATCACTCCACGCTGTAAAATTATAAGAGTGTAATAACTGGTATAAAACCGCCTGTGGCTCCTCGTGTTTCTTTAGCGCTGATACATTTATTACTTGTAGCCCATCTCGTGTTGTCACATACGCTTTCCTTAAAGACGCTGTGTAGATTGCTAGTAGCTTATCTGTTTGACGTAAATGTTGCTGCGTGGTCTGTAAACCCTGCAAAGTAGCTGGTTGCGCTGCCACCATACTCGGTATGGCGTGATGCCTCAAGTGGTTGCGCACGTAGTTATCTGTTGCATTACTACTATCCTCACGCCACGCTAGTTTTTCTTGTAATGCATATTCTTTTATACGCTTTCGCGAAAAAGGCAACAGTGGTCTCACAACCGGTCCGTTTATTTCTGGGATGCCAGTAAGACCTTTAACACCCGTACCGCGACCTAAGTTTATGAGAAACGTTTCTAACTCATCATTGAGATGATGAGCTGTTAAGATATAATCCAAACCTTCGGCAGCCGAAAGTTCTTTAAACCACTGATAACGCAGCTCTCTTGCGGCGATCTGGGTTGATGTTTTTTCAATTTTCGCGTAAGCGGAAGTATCAAAACTCTTTATGTAAATAGGAATGTTATGAAGCTTGCAGTAGCTTTCCACAAAAGCTTGATCACCATCACTCTCTACTCCTCTTAAATTAAAATTGCAGTGTGCTACACGTATCGTAAGGCCTGCCTGACGACAGAGCAATAATAGGAGCATACTATCAAGCCCACCACTTACTGTGACGAGTATCTTACTATCAAGAAGAAATGGTAAATCTTGTGCGATATGGTGCTTAAAATCCTCAAGCATCCTTACACATTATACACGACCCTTAAGGGCATTAAAAACCCAAGCAATGGCAAAAAATCCAACACCTACAGAGGCAAAACCCCATCCGGCAACATCGGTATATTTAAAAACGCCAAGACCGATAAGTCCTAAACCTACTAAAATCATTATAAAAGTGGCCCACGCCAAAACGGTATTTTTATTCATACCCATAGTTTTATTTTTAGGGAAAATCTTATGTAATAAGACAAGCTACAAATATCGGTTATTTATTGGAATTTGGGTAGTCGGTAATTTTTACAATTCTCATTTCAAGCTTGTGCTACAATACTTACCTTTATAGACAGAAAAACATTCAAGCACACACACATTTTATGGATTTAAAATTCAATAAAAACGAAGATCATAATAAGCTACTCTTATCAGAGATGAGAAACCGCCTTGCCGAAGTAAAACTAGGTGGTGGGCAAAAACGTATAGATAAACATAAAGCTAAGGGTAAAATGACTGCCCGAGAGCGCATAGATTACCTCGTAGACAACCCAAAAAAGTGTATTGAGATTGCCGCATTTGCTGGAGAAGGAATGTATGAAGAACACGGCGGATGCCCTTCTGGTGGTGTGGTTGTAAAAATAGGATACGTATCTGGCAAGCAATGTCTCATCGTTGCAAATGATGCTACTGTTAAGGCCGGAGCCTGGTTCCCCATCACAGGAAAGAAAAATCTAAGAGCACAAGAAATTGCTATGGAAAATAAGCTACCTATTATCTACCTAGTAGATAGTGCGGGTGTTTATCTCCCTATGCAAGATGAGATTTTTCCAGATAAGGAGCATTTTGGACGCATCTTCCGTAATAATGCGGTGATGAGTAGTATGGGTATCACACAGATTTCTGCTGTAATGGGAAGTTGTGTTGCCGGTGGTGCATACTTACCTATTATGAGTGATGAAGCGCTTATAGTAGATAAAACGGGAAGTATTTTCCTTGCGGGAAGCTACCTTGTAAAAGCTGCAATAGGTGAATCTATAGATAATGAGACGCTAGGAGGAGCCACTACACACTGTGAGATTTCTGGTGTGACAGATTATAAATCTAAAGATGATAAGGACGCTCTTGATACCATTAAAAAATTGATGGGGAAAATAGGCGATTATACAAAAGCAGGTTACAACCGTATTGAACCTGCAAAGCCTGCAAAGGACCCAGAAGAACTTTTTGGTATCCTGCCTGCCTCTCGTGCAGATCAATATGATATGCGAGACATTATAGACAGACTGGTAGACAACTCTGAGTTTGATGAGTACAAGGAGGGCTACGGGCAATCTATACTTACGGGTTATGCTCGCATTAATGGCTGGGCCGTGGGAATCGTAGCAAACCAGCGCAAGCTTGTAAAAACTAAAAAAGGAGAAATGCAGTTTGGCGGAGTGATTTATTCTGATAGTGCAGATAAAGCGACGCGCTTTATAGCCAACTGTAACCAGAAAAAGATACCGCTTGTATTTTTACAAGATGTTACTGGCTTTATGGTAGGTAGCAAAAGTGAGCACGGAGGTATTATAAAAGACGGAGCAAAAATGGTAAACGCTGTTTCAAACTCGGTGGTGCCTAAGTTTACTATTGTTATAGGAAACTCTTACGGAGCAGGAAACTATGCAATGTGCGGTAAAGCTTATGACCCGAGACTCATAGTAGCTTGGCCTAGTGCAGAGCTTGCAGTAATGTCTGGTAATAGTGCTGCAAAAGTGTTACTACAGATAGAAACTGCATCTCTTAAAAAGCAAGGGAAAGAAATCACACCAGAGGTAGAAAAAGAACTTTTTGACCGTATTAAGTCTCGTTATGATGATCAAGTATCACCATACTATGCAGCTTCAAGAATCTGGACAGATGGTATTATAGACCCTCGAGACACTCGCAAATGGATCTCAATGGGAATAGAAGCTGCAGACCACGCTCCTATCGAGAAGCCTTTTAATCTTGGGGTGATCCAAGTGTAGATTTTTGATTATTTATTTTAGTTAAGACCTTTTTTAATAGAATACTATCATTAGTTGAAGGCAGATTATTGTATAAAACTAGTCCCTCGTTATCAATTATCATATAACGAGGGATTTTTGCATATTTGGGTGGTAAAGTCATTTTGAAAAATGTAGTAATCATACTTTTATGAGGTGGAGCTACGGACCTGAATTGTTCTCTTGGATTCAAATACGCCTGAAATGATCTTACATCTTTTTCCCATCTATCCTCATCGTGATCTAAGGATATAGAAATTCTATCTAGTTTATCAATATCCTCATTTACTGAGAGCTTTTCAAATCCTTCTAAACACGGAAGACACTGTTCTCCTGTATAGGATCGCCCCCAAATATTGATGAAATTTGATTTATTTCCTTTATCGAGAATCTCTCCAAACGTAAGAGTGTCACCCTCTAAGGATGTCATTTTTTCAGAAAGCACACTTTCAGGTAATTTAATTAATCGATATGCTAAATCTGCTTTAAGCTCACGAACTACAGCTTTATAATCTTCTCTAGCCTCAGTCTTTTCAATTTGTTGAATTTCTCTCAAAAGTATTTCTTGAGATATTTTATCGTTGCCAAAACCTTTGTTATAGTAGTCAGATAAAATCTTAACTCTTGCAAAATTTGCTATTTCCCCTGTGAAATTTTCATTTACAAATTTTAATTCTGCATCTAGATTTTCTTCATTATAATCCAGATACTCGTGATTTACAAAATACTGCCTTATATAAGAGATTAAGCTCCTTTTAAAATAGTCATTATTAACAAAGTCTGGCCTTTTAAAGTCTTCCACACTAATGTCGCCATAATAACTACTAAGGTCAACTACACCGTCAATTCGAAACGCTGGTGTCTTCTTTAATGTTTCTGTCAGTCCATTGATACTATTATAATTTGGATTTCCTGGTTTACTTTTTTCTCTTGGATTAGATAAGTTGTAGAGATATTCAGATTTTAATTCATTAGAAACATAATTTACAAATTCTCTCGAAACATTATGTTCTATCTGATATTCTTCAAAAATCTTTTTACTGTTCGCATATACTTGATCTACCTGATTTTTATAAAGTTCTAAGTCTCCTTTGTAGCTGAGCTTACTATAATTATTTCTCTGTGGATCTGCTTTTAAATAAAAATTATAATGAGCCGCGTTCTTTCCTAAAAACTCAAATTTCCCGTTGTTGACTTCTAAATGAATACTGTCGCCAGGAGTTACAAAAACAAGTGTATTATAAAAATCATCTTCACCCCACATCATAAGTTCCATAATCTGGGATTTTTTAATCTTATATAATTTAGGGAGTGAATCTTTGTGCACTAAATGAATAACATTCTTATTTGGTCTGGCATTATCTAAAGTCGAATAGTCTATTAAATCGAAATTTTCAAATCCATTATTTTCATCGGTTTTACCAGACAAGTACATTGGTAGAACTTCATTCTCAATTTCTGGCTCTTTTTGGTTGTCTATTGCAGGAATTTTTGAAGTTTTAGTATCATTTGCACAACTAACTAAAAGAAACAGATTTATAATTATTAAAGTGAAATTTAGTTTCATAATTTGAAGTTTTTTTAATTAACCCAACTCCTTAAAATACCTCCTCGCTTCCTTCATCACTCTTGGTGCGAGGTACAAGGTTGCAATCATCGTTGGTATTGCCATTATGGCAAAAAAGCCGTCTATCAAGTTAATCATCATACTAAGTGATGTGGTTGCTCCTATCAAGATACTCGCAATGTAAGCTATGTTATAATACTTCTTATTATGCGCTCCAAAAAGGAAACTCAAGCACTTCGTCCCGTAGTAACTATATGAGAAAAGCGATGAGATACTAAACACGGCGATGCACAATAGTAAAATGTATTTTCCTGCGGGTGATAACGCTTTCGCGAAAGCGGAAGCCGTAAGCGTAACTCCATTTGCATCTGTCGTTTGCCACACGTCTGTCACCAAAATTGCAAGCGCCGTAAGTGTACACACCACAATGGTATCTATTGCAGGGCCTAGCATTGCCACCAGTCCTTCACGTATGGGTTGTGCAGTTTTTGCAGCGCCGTGCGCCATAGGTGCCGTACCTACACCAGCCTCGTTTGAAAAAGCACCACGCTTTATACCTAATAAAATCAATCCACCTACCACGCCACCCAGCAGTTTATCTCCCGTATAAAAATCGGCAGAGAAGGCATCTGTAAATATGAGACCCAGATATTTAGGAACTACATCTATGTTTACAAAGAGTATTGCCATTACCGCTACAAAGTAAATAAAGACCATCGCAGGCACGAGTCTTGATGCCGTTTTAGAAATACGATCGAGTCCGCCTAGTATGACAACTGCCGTGATAGCAACAAGCACGAGCCCGATAATCAAGTTAGAGGTAAAACCCACCTCAACACCCTGAGGTACGAGTAATATATCATTTACCGCCTGTGTAAGTTGGTTTACATTAAAAACCGGCAATGCTCCCACGAGTCCCGCAATACTAAAAATTACGGCAAGCGGTTTCCAAGCTTTACCCATTCCTTCTGTGATAAAATACATAGGTCCTCCCTGTGTTTTGCCCTCACTATCTTTACCTCTATACATTATGGCAAGTGAGCCTGTAAAAAACTTTGTTGCCATACCCACAATGGCACTCATCCACATCCAGAAAACAGCACCTGGACCTCCTATCGCAATTGCTACTGCCACACCAGCGATGTTACCCATACCTACGGTTGCACTAAGCGCTGTAGTGAGCGCCTGAAAGTGTGTAATCTCTCCTTCATCATTTTCTCCATCATACTTGCCTCGCAAGACTGCAACAGCGTGACCTAGATATCTAAATGGCAAAAATCTCGAATAGATGAGCAAAAACAGACCGCCACCTATAAGTAAGCATACGAGCGGGATTCCCCACATAGCGCTAGAAAAATCTGCTATAAGTTCATTAGCCTGATCGTAAAATGATGGTTGTGCTTGCATACAAGATCTATTTATATGGTGAAGTAACAAAAATTAAGAGCAGTTTACCAAAACGTTCACATATATTTTTGAACAGGCGTTTGTTTTCGTCACTAAATTTACTCTTATGACACTCACCGCCAGCCAAATCGAGAACATCCTAAGGAATCCTGAGGAAACTGCAGCCGCAGCAAATCTCATTTACGTCTCAGATGCAGACCTCAACATAAGAAGGAAAAAGAAGAACAAAAACTTTCACTATTACTTTAATGATAAGCCTCTTAAAGACAAAAAGGAATTAGAGCGCATCAATAATCTTGTGATACCGCCTAAATGGGAGAAAGTGCGCATTGCGTATCCTCCTAACGGACATTTACAAGTGGTAGGTCGCGATGCAAAAAACAGAAAAGTATACCGATACCACGACCTGTGGTCAAAAATTAGAAACCAAACTAAGTTTTATAAACTAGCCAATTTTGGAAACGCACTGCCTAGCATACGCGAGCGCATAGATGAAGATCTTGATGCTCCAGATATGTCTAAGCGCAAAGTACTTGCACTTGTATTGAGACTTATGGAAGAGACTCACATACGCATAGGTAACGACTACTACGCAAAGCGCAATAAAACCTATGGCCTCTCTACCTTACGTACACGTCACGTGACGACTACCAAAGAAAAAATTCGCTTTGAGTTTGTGGGTAAAAAAGGCAAAAAGCACAACATCACGCTACGCAATAAAAAACTCGCAAAGCTTGTAAACCGTTGTGAGGAAATACCTGGCTGGGAGTTATTTCAATTTTATGATGCAAATGGCAATAAGCACCGCATAGATAGCACGATGGTAAACGATTACATACACGAGATAAGCGGAGACTTATTTTCGGCAAAAGATTTTAGAACTTGGGGAGCTACAAAAACTTTTTTTGAAACCGTGCACGATCTAGGCTACACAGAAGACGAAAAAGAAAACAAAGCAAACATACTCACCGCTTTTGATGCCGCTGCAGAGGCTCTAGGCAACACACGCAATGTATGCCGCAAGTACTATGTGCATCCTCAAATAGTAGATGCCTACGAGTCTGGATCTATCGTCGCTGAGTTTAAAAAGGTAGATGCTCATCAAGGCGCAAGACCATTTTTTACAGAAACTGAAGAGGTATTACTGCAAATGATTTCAAAGTTTGAATTAGATTTTAGTAAATGATATAAGTACGCTTTCGCGAAAGCAAAAAAGCTCTTCTAATAAGAAGAGCTTTTCATAATCAAACAAACTAAAACTTATCGTGCTAATATGAGTTTTCTACTCATAGATTTAGTATTTGTTGTTACTCTAAGTATATACAAACCATTTGCCAGTCCAGTTAGGGGCAATGGCTGCGTGATTTGCGTTGCCGTAAAATTCCTGACTAGCCTACCCGAGCCCACTTCAATAATTTCAATCTGAGGCTTTTCCCCAAACTGAGGTAATAACCTCACAAAAGATTCTCCATTTGATGGATTAGGATATACTGTAAGGGTCTCATTACTATCAAAATCCTCTGTAGAAAGAATAGTCTGAGCTTCAAATGCTCCAATATCGCGGCGCCCTTCGAAAACATCTTGTCCTATCTGATCCGTGTCCATATTTTCAGGATTTCCAGCATTGTATGCTGGAGATCCTTCTAACAGCGCGTGAGTGAGGGTTATCCCCCCATTATTTGCTAGTACATCTAGTAGTGGATCAACACCAACTAAATCATCTGTATCTGCGGTAAAATCTGCA harbors:
- a CDS encoding protein-disulfide reductase DsbD family protein, whose amino-acid sequence is MTRKAFIILSSLIVLMATAVSAQDFSFGISEVTVDPVQWAGSVEKKSDTEYILNYEATIEEGWYIYAQKSPAGIPFNFEFLQKDAGVSREKFAQESETKTAFDEIFEEDVIKYVGQNPVLSMPITLTDKSITIVKSVINYQVCKEVCIPQDFYIAHNLKTGKAKVFTDYNEFEKYGASPAQKDKGDSDDDYEEDESTSNKGLWTVFFLSFLGGLAALFTPCVFPMIPMTVSYFTKQSKSRAAGIRNAIIYGISIIIIYVVIGLTVTAIFGATAIVEVSTSVTFNLVFFVLLVVFAISFFGAFEIMLPQKWANKIDRKADRGGYLGIFFMALALAIVSFSCTGPIVGVALVQSITEGGITPIISMLGFSSAIALPFALFAMFPGWLNSLPKSGGWLNTVKVVLGFLELGLALKFLSNADLVVDGNYLPREVFLVLLIAIMIGLALYLFGKIKLAHDTEVKHISVGRLLLGILTTAFILYLIPGVWGAPLKLISGFPPPMNYSESPYGIGGQNTLSESSEEFPDNAEIGPHGLLSFVDYEAGMAYARQENKPVLLDFTGKACVNCRRMEELVWSKPEVLNLLKNDVVLISLYGDSQEELPKEEQGVSASGRRIKTVGNKWSNFQIERYNIVAAPYYVMLDHDETLLNKPVGYTPNAKKYEKWLEKAIITFNNQ
- the tilS gene encoding tRNA lysidine(34) synthetase TilS, encoding MLEDFKHHIAQDLPFLLDSKILVTVSGGLDSMLLLLLCRQAGLTIRVAHCNFNLRGVESDGDQAFVESYCKLHNIPIYIKSFDTSAYAKIEKTSTQIAARELRYQWFKELSAAEGLDYILTAHHLNDELETFLINLGRGTGVKGLTGIPEINGPVVRPLLPFSRKRIKEYALQEKLAWREDSSNATDNYVRNHLRHHAIPSMVAAQPATLQGLQTTQQHLRQTDKLLAIYTASLRKAYVTTRDGLQVINVSALKKHEEPQAVLYQLLHSYNFTAWSDVYELLDAQSGKQIFSETHRLVKDRDVLLLTENAVAQPTTYTWESGVSKIVGDFGTLRLDTSEIFDSTSRKEIVVDATKLAFPLTIRKWEEGDFFYPFGMKGKKKLSKYLKDEKVSLIAKEHVWLLCNDKDIVWVIGHRADDRFKVVNDTQKMIKFTTI
- a CDS encoding CAL67264 family membrane protein — protein: MGMNKNTVLAWATFIMILVGLGLIGLGVFKYTDVAGWGFASVGVGFFAIAWVFNALKGRV
- a CDS encoding acyl-CoA carboxylase subunit beta; amino-acid sequence: MDLKFNKNEDHNKLLLSEMRNRLAEVKLGGGQKRIDKHKAKGKMTARERIDYLVDNPKKCIEIAAFAGEGMYEEHGGCPSGGVVVKIGYVSGKQCLIVANDATVKAGAWFPITGKKNLRAQEIAMENKLPIIYLVDSAGVYLPMQDEIFPDKEHFGRIFRNNAVMSSMGITQISAVMGSCVAGGAYLPIMSDEALIVDKTGSIFLAGSYLVKAAIGESIDNETLGGATTHCEISGVTDYKSKDDKDALDTIKKLMGKIGDYTKAGYNRIEPAKPAKDPEELFGILPASRADQYDMRDIIDRLVDNSEFDEYKEGYGQSILTGYARINGWAVGIVANQRKLVKTKKGEMQFGGVIYSDSADKATRFIANCNQKKIPLVFLQDVTGFMVGSKSEHGGIIKDGAKMVNAVSNSVVPKFTIVIGNSYGAGNYAMCGKAYDPRLIVAWPSAELAVMSGNSAAKVLLQIETASLKKQGKEITPEVEKELFDRIKSRYDDQVSPYYAASRIWTDGIIDPRDTRKWISMGIEAADHAPIEKPFNLGVIQV
- a CDS encoding alanine/glycine:cation symporter family protein translates to MQAQPSFYDQANELIADFSSAMWGIPLVCLLIGGGLFLLIYSRFLPFRYLGHAVAVLRGKYDGENDEGEITHFQALTTALSATVGMGNIAGVAVAIAIGGPGAVFWMWMSAIVGMATKFFTGSLAIMYRGKDSEGKTQGGPMYFITEGMGKAWKPLAVIFSIAGLVGALPVFNVNQLTQAVNDILLVPQGVEVGFTSNLIIGLVLVAITAVVILGGLDRISKTASRLVPAMVFIYFVAVMAILFVNIDVVPKYLGLIFTDAFSADFYTGDKLLGGVVGGLILLGIKRGAFSNEAGVGTAPMAHGAAKTAQPIREGLVAMLGPAIDTIVVCTLTALAILVTDVWQTTDANGVTLTASAFAKALSPAGKYILLLCIAVFSISSLFSYSYYGTKCLSFLFGAHNKKYYNIAYIASILIGATTSLSMMINLIDGFFAIMAIPTMIATLYLAPRVMKEARRYFKELG
- a CDS encoding DNA topoisomerase IB translates to MTLTASQIENILRNPEETAAAANLIYVSDADLNIRRKKKNKNFHYYFNDKPLKDKKELERINNLVIPPKWEKVRIAYPPNGHLQVVGRDAKNRKVYRYHDLWSKIRNQTKFYKLANFGNALPSIRERIDEDLDAPDMSKRKVLALVLRLMEETHIRIGNDYYAKRNKTYGLSTLRTRHVTTTKEKIRFEFVGKKGKKHNITLRNKKLAKLVNRCEEIPGWELFQFYDANGNKHRIDSTMVNDYIHEISGDLFSAKDFRTWGATKTFFETVHDLGYTEDEKENKANILTAFDAAAEALGNTRNVCRKYYVHPQIVDAYESGSIVAEFKKVDAHQGARPFFTETEEVLLQMISKFELDFSK